A genome region from Passer domesticus isolate bPasDom1 chromosome 27, bPasDom1.hap1, whole genome shotgun sequence includes the following:
- the LOC135286757 gene encoding keratin, type I cytoskeletal 14-like, with the protein MSTTVRQFSSSTSLKGLGSLGGGSSRLSSVRAGPGGYRAPSVHGGSGSYSVCSRVVSGLGSGFGGSYCSSAGGGFGAGFGAGFGAGFGGGFGGFGGGDGILPAGEKETMQNLNDRLANYLDKVRALEEANTDLEVKIREWYKKQGPGPERDYSPYYRTIEELRNKVLVATVENSNLLLQIDNARLTADDFRTKFESEQALRMSVEADINGLRRVLDELTLSRADLEMQIENLKEELAYLKKNHEEEMTALRGQVGGEISVEMDAAPGIDLTKILAEMREQYESLAEKNRRDAEQWFFSKTEELNREVAINTEQLQSGKTEITELRRTIQSLEIDLQSQLSTKAALEGTLADTEARYGTQLAQLQMLITGVEEQLAELRCDMERQNHEYRVLLDVKCRLEQEIATYRRLLEGEDAHMSSHYISQPVKEGPVTTRQIRTIFEEVQDGKVISSREQITQAAH; encoded by the exons ATGAGCACCACGGTCAGGCAATTCTCCTCCTCCACGTCCCTGAAGGGGCTCGGCAGCCTGGGGGGAGGCTCCAGCAGGCTCTCCTCCGTGCGGGCCGGCCCAGGAGGGTACCGGGCCCCCAGCGTGCACGGCGGCTCCGGCAGCTACTCCGTCTGCTCGCGCGTGGTCTCGGGGCTCGGCAGCGGCTTCGGGGGCAGCTACTGCAGCAGCGCAGGAGGGGGCTTCGGGGCCGGCTTCGGGGCCGGCTTCGGGGCCGGCTTCggaggaggttttgggggttttggaggCGGCGATGGCATCCTGCCGGCCGGGGAGAAGGAGACCATGCAGAACCTCAACGACCGCCTGGCCAACTACCTGGACAAGGTGCGAGCCCTGGAGGAGGCCAACACGGACCTGGAGGTGAAGATCAGGGAGTGGTACAAGAAGCAGGGACCTGGTCCCGAGCGTGACTACAGCCCCTACTACAGGACCATCGAGGAGCTCAGGAACAAG GTGCTGGTGGCCACAGTGGAGAATTCCAACCTCCTGCTGCAGATTGACAATGCCAGGCTGACAGCAGATGACTTCAGGACTAA gTTTGAGTCGGAGCAGGCCCTGCGCATGAGCGTGGAGGCCGACATCAACGGCCTGCGCCGCGTCCTGGACGAGCTGACCCTGTCCAGAGCCGACCTGGAGATGCAGATTGAGAACCTGAAGGAGGAGCTGGCTTATCTGAAGAAGAACCACGAGGAg GAAATGACCGCCCTGCGTGGGCAGGTGGGTGGGGAGATCAGCGTGGAGATGGACGCTGCTCCTGGCATCGACCTGACCAAGATCCTGGCGGAGATGCGGGAGCAGTACGAGAGCCTGGCGGAGAAGAACCGCAGGGACGCCGAGCAGTGGTTCTTCAGCAAg ACAGAAGAGCTGAACCGGGAGGTGGCCATCAACacggagcagctgcagagcggCAAGACGGAGATCACGGAGCTGCGGCGCACGATCCAGAGCCTGGAGATCGACctgcagtcccagctcagcacg AAAGCGGCGCTGGAGGGCACCCTGGCCGACACCGAGGCGCGCTACGGCACCCAGCTGGcccagctgcagatgctgatCACGGGCGTGGAGGAGCAGCTGGCCGAGCTGCGCTGCGACATGGAGCGCCAGAACCACGAGTACAGGGTCCTGCTGGACGTCAAGTGCCGCCTGGAGCAGGAGATCGCCACGTACCGCCGGCTGCTGGAGGGAGAGGACGCCCA CATGTCTTCCCACTACATCTCGCAGCCTGTGAAAGAAG GACCAGTAACCACCCGCCAGATCCGCACCATCTTCGAGGAGGTGCAGGATGGGAAGGTGATCTCCTCCCGGGAGCAGATCACCCAGGCTGCCCACTGA
- the LOC135286758 gene encoding keratin, type I cytoskeletal 14, whose product MSTTVRQFSSSTSLKGLGSLGGGSSRLSSVRAGPGGYRAPSVHGGSGSYSVCSRVVSGLGSGFGGSYCSSAGGGFGAGFGAGFGAGFGGGFGGFGGGDGILPAGEKETMQNLNDRLANYLDKVRALEEANTDLEVKIREWYKKQGPGPERDYSPYYRTIEELRNKILSATVENANIVLQIDNARLAADDFRTKFESEQALRMSVEADINGLRRVLDELTLSRADLEMQIENLKEELAYLKKNHEEEMTALRGQVGGEISVEMDAAPGIDLTKILAEMREQYESLAEKNRRDAEQWFFSKTEELNREVAINTEQLQSGKTEITELRRTIQSLEIDLQSQLSTKAALEGTLADTEARYGTQLAQLQMLITGVEEQLAELRCDMERQNHEYRVLLDVKCRLEQEIATYRRLLEGEDAHISSQYSSAMSSHSGRDVTTSSRQVRTIVEEVQDGKVVSSREQVALTTR is encoded by the exons ATGAGCACCACGGTCAGGCAATTCTCCTCCTCCACGTCCCTGAAGGGGCTCGGCAGCCTGGGGGGAGGCTCCAGCAGGCTCTCCTCCGTGCGGGCCGGCCCAGGAGGGTACCGGGCCCCCAGCGTGCACGGCGGCTCCGGCAGCTACTCCGTCTGCTCGCGCGTGGTCTCGGGGCTCGGCAGCGGCTTCGGGGGCAGCTACTGCAGCAGCGCAGGAGGGGGCTTCGGGGCCGGCTTCGGGGCCGGCTTCGGGGCCGGCTTTggaggaggttttgggggttttggaggCGGCGATGGCATCCTGCCGGCCGGGGAGAAGGAGACCATGCAGAACCTCAACGACCGCCTGGCCAACTACCTGGACAAGGTGCGAGCCCTGGAGGAGGCCAACACGGACCTGGAGGTGAAGATCAGGGAGTGGTACAAGAAGCAGGGACCTGGTCCCGAGCGTGACTACAGCCCCTACTACAGGACCATCGAGGAGCTCAGGAACAAG ATTCTTTCTGCAACTGTTGAAAATGCCAACATCGTGCTGCAGATCGACaatgccaggctggcagcagacGACTTCCGAACCAA gttTGAGTCGGAGCAGGCCCTGCGCATGAGCGTGGAGGCCGACATCAACGGCCTGCGCCGCGTCCTGGACGAGCTGACCCTGTCCAGAGCCGACCTGGAGATGCAGATTGAGAACCTGAAGGAGGAGCTGGCTTATCTGAAGAAGAACCACGAGGAg GAAATGACTGCCCTGCGTGGGCAGGTGGGTGGGGAGATCAGCGTGGAGATGGACGCTGCTCCTGGCATCGACCTGACCAAGATCCTGGCGGAGATGCGGGAGCAGTACGAGAGCCTGGCGGAGAAGAACCGCAGGGACGCCGAGCAGTGGTTCTTCAGCAAg ACAGAAGAGCTGAACCGGGAGGTGGCCATCAACacggagcagctgcagagcggCAAGACGGAGATCACGGAGCTGCGGCGCACGATCCAGAGCCTGGAGATCGACctgcagtcccagctcagcacg AAAGCGGCGCTGGAGGGCACCCTGGCCGACACCGAGGCGCGCTACGGCACCCAGCTGGcccagctgcagatgctgatCACGGGCGTGGAGGAGCAGCTGGCCGAGCTGCGCTGCGACATGGAGCGCCAGAACCACGAGTACAGGGTCCTGCTGGACGTCAAGTGCCGCCTGGAGCAGGAGATCGCCACGTACCGCCGGCTGCTGGAGGGAGAGGACGCCCA CATCTCCTCCCAGTACTCCTCAGCCATGTCCTCACACTCTGGAAGAGACG TCACGACATCGTCCCGCCAGGTGCGCACGATCGTCGAGGAGGTGCAGGACGGGAAGGTGGTCTCCTCCCGGGAGCAGGTCGCCCTCACCACTCGCTAG